The stretch of DNA AACTTCTGTACTTGAAGCTGTATTTTTACTTTCATCTCAATCCCGTACATTACCAATTAATATAAATTCTCTACATCAATTTCGCACCAAGAATACTTATCTTATAGGTTTTTTCAGTCCGAGCCCATTTGAATACCTTTTTAAAGACATCACAAAACCCATCGTTATTAATTCCGAAGACACTACACTTGAAATAAAGCCTATTACTTCTGAATTTTCTCAATTTTCCACAACAGCATCTCCTACTCTTACTGGAATTGATATTTTCCTTAATGGCGAGCATCAAGGCAAATATTCTTGGCATAACAACATCATAAAAGATGAGCTTAGTGGAAAAGAAATTACTAATGAAATTACTAATGATTTTCAAAATATCCTTGTAACAACCTTTATATCGCCATATTTTTGTAATATCGAAGGATTTTATATTACGTTGTTAAGCAATATGATAAAAAATGGAAAACGTAATGAAATATTAAAATTATTTCAGATGTTTCATCCAGAAATTAAAGATTTTACCTCACTAAGCGATAGAGGCACCCAAACAATTTTTGTTGATATTGGTACTGGAAGATATATACCCATTAGTCTTCTTGGAACAGGATTTCTTAATTTTATAGACACAATATTGCCTGTTTTTGCCCTTAAAAATTCAATAATTTTAATTGATGAAATAGAAGATGGCGTCTATTACTTGTATGTGCCAAAATTATTAAAAACGATTTTTGAAATTGCCAGAGAAAACAACAATCAATTGTTTATTACAACGCATTCAAAAGAGCTCTTGTTATCGATTGTTTCTGTAATTCAAGATCTAAATAAAGAAGATAGTATAAGTTTTTTCAATATAAATTTTGCAGAAAATGTTGATGTAGATAGATATTCTATTGAAGATGTCAAAAATTTAATGGAAATTAACTTAGATATAAGATAATGAGTTATAAATTTTATGACAATGATAAAGGCAACACAATTTTTAATGAGAAAAATCAAAAATGTATATTTCTCGCAGAAGGTTTATCAGAGGCGCTTTTTTTAGAAAAGTGGTTAAGCTCAGAAGAAGAATGGTCACAAAAATCTGAATTTATTTCTGTTATCTGCTTTCAAGGTGTTGACAAAATAAAAGCTACCCTTAAGAGAATTGAACAAAAAATTAGACAATGCCTTGGTGTAGGCTTTTTTCTAGATGCAGAAGATAAAAAAATCACTGAT from Thermodesulfobium sp. 4217-1 encodes:
- a CDS encoding AAA family ATPase produces the protein MFKKLSIENFRGFNKFSIDGLSDINIFTGANGCGKTSVLEAVFLLSSQSRTLPININSLHQFRTKNTYLIGFFSPSPFEYLFKDITKPIVINSEDTTLEIKPITSEFSQFSTTASPTLTGIDIFLNGEHQGKYSWHNNIIKDELSGKEITNEITNDFQNILVTTFISPYFCNIEGFYITLLSNMIKNGKRNEILKLFQMFHPEIKDFTSLSDRGTQTIFVDIGTGRYIPISLLGTGFLNFIDTILPVFALKNSIILIDEIEDGVYYLYVPKLLKTIFEIARENNNQLFITTHSKELLLSIVSVIQDLNKEDSISFFNINFAENVDVDRYSIEDVKNLMEINLDIR